From the genome of Deltaproteobacteria bacterium, one region includes:
- a CDS encoding outer membrane protein transport protein, with protein MKKLISALAAVVALGATSQAHAAGFQLDVVTARGTGMAGSMTAAVDDASASFYNPAGLARGQYYDLEAGLALIVPSFSFTPASGGPSTSTDSGPVPPPGLFAAWGPTDELALGIGEFTNYGNHLSWPESFPGRYLIRSISLQNFTLNPTAAFKIGDRVRVGIGVQIVRSIAELTQDINFIDSVGSVDLGADTWGAGGNLGLQVDIMPKLLTFGAAYRSPVDLNFTNGLAHFSNIPIEFANTLKDQPGTLELVMPQTLQFGLSSRPIEPLLLDLDVQYTGWQTNSAIVLSFEDPQLSRTEPKNWTHSWNYRIGAEYKITPSITVRGGLLIDPTPSPTDTVGPDLPDASRVNIALGGRYTYNDFKFDLGYQLVLFSSVTTTNPVLPGDYKGLANVISLTVSYGNLK; from the coding sequence ATGAAGAAGCTCATCTCGGCTCTTGCGGCGGTGGTTGCGCTCGGGGCCACCAGCCAGGCCCACGCCGCGGGCTTCCAGCTCGACGTGGTCACGGCGCGCGGCACCGGCATGGCCGGCTCGATGACCGCGGCCGTCGATGACGCCTCGGCGTCGTTCTACAACCCGGCGGGTCTGGCGCGCGGTCAGTACTACGACCTCGAGGCCGGGTTGGCGCTGATCGTCCCCAGCTTCAGCTTCACGCCCGCGAGCGGTGGCCCGAGCACCAGCACCGACTCCGGGCCGGTGCCGCCGCCGGGCCTCTTCGCCGCGTGGGGCCCCACCGACGAGCTGGCGCTGGGCATCGGCGAGTTCACCAACTACGGCAACCACCTCTCGTGGCCGGAGTCGTTCCCGGGCCGCTACCTGATTCGCAGCATCTCGCTGCAGAACTTCACCCTCAACCCCACCGCGGCCTTCAAGATTGGCGACCGGGTGCGGGTGGGCATCGGCGTGCAGATCGTTCGCTCGATTGCCGAGCTCACCCAGGACATCAACTTCATCGACAGCGTGGGCTCGGTGGACCTGGGCGCGGATACCTGGGGTGCCGGCGGCAACCTGGGCCTGCAGGTGGACATCATGCCCAAGCTGCTCACCTTCGGCGCGGCGTACCGCTCGCCGGTGGACCTGAACTTCACCAACGGCCTGGCTCACTTCAGCAACATTCCGATCGAGTTCGCCAACACCCTCAAGGACCAGCCGGGCACGCTGGAGCTGGTGATGCCGCAGACGCTGCAGTTTGGTCTCTCGTCGCGGCCCATCGAGCCGCTGCTCCTCGACCTCGACGTCCAGTACACCGGCTGGCAGACCAACAGCGCCATCGTGCTGAGCTTCGAGGACCCGCAGCTCTCGCGCACGGAGCCCAAGAACTGGACCCACAGCTGGAACTACCGCATCGGCGCGGAGTACAAGATCACCCCGTCGATCACGGTGCGCGGCGGCCTGCTCATCGACCCCACGCCCTCCCCGACGGACACCGTGGGCCCGGATCTCCCGGACGCGAGCCGCGTGAACATCGCGCTCGGCGGTCGCTACACGTACAACGACTTCAAGTTCGACCTGGGCTACCAGCTGGTGTTGTTCTCGTCGGTCACCACCACCAACCCGGTGCTGCCCGGCGACTACAAGGGCCTGGCCAACGTGATCTCGCTGACCGTCTCGTACGGCAACCTCAAGTAG